ATTTTTGCTGCCAATAGACAAAATCTTGATACTGAATCGGCAAGGGATCGAGTTTAACTTCAATCTGCTGATATAATTTAGCGATTTCTTGCAACAGCACCTCTACCGACCAACCATCGGCAATAATATGATGCAAGGTTATTAATAAAATATTTTCTGTAGCTGCTAAGCGCAGTAATTTAGCTCTAATTAAAGGTAGAGTATTTAAATTAAAAGCAGTTCTGCTTTCTTCGGTAGCTAATTCCCGAACCGTTAGATTTTGTGTCTCATTAGTTAAATTTGTCAGATCGATCGCGACTAATTTAATAACAATTGTAGGGTTTATTACCTGTAGCGATCGCCCATTAACGGTACGAAAACTCGTCCTTAAAGCTTCGTGACGCTGAACTACAGCTTGCAAACTGGCTTCTAGAAGCGCATCATTCAAATTTCCTTCGATCCGAACTCCAAAAGCAATGTTATAAGCTGGATTGCCCGTTTCTAACTTATCTAAAAACCACAATCGCTCTTGAGCAAAAGATAAAGGATGCTCCGTACCCGTTCCGGCAAGAGGAGTTATATAATTAGTAGCATTTGCCGGACTTTGAGCAATTCCATCTAAAATCTTCTCTACCAAGCCATTGAGAGTCATTCCTTCAAATAGATCGGCTATGGCGATTTCTACCACAAAATCCGCTTCAATCGAGTTCTTCAACTCAAAAGCTTTCAGCGAATCTAACCCCAAACTCAGCAGAGAGACGGAATTAGTAACTTCACTCGCCGATAAATGAAAAATTCGAGCAATTCGCGCCTCAAGATGGGATTTTAACCCGTGCGATCGCATTTCCCCAGGTATAGCCAAAAGCGATTCGCGATCGAGGCTTGCTACTTCTTCTAACTCAAAACTCTCTGTAGCTAAAACACTGCTACCCAAAACTTCCAACCTACCGGAAAGAAATAAATCCCGACAAGCGCGACGCTGAATCTTACCGCTAGAAGTTTTAGGAATTGTCCCCGCTTTGATTAAAATAACTGTATGAGGCTGAATTTCATGTTCTTGAGCTACTGCTTCTCTGATATCTCGATTAACTTCATCTAAATCTGCTTGATGGCGAAATTCTAACTCTTGCACCACGAATAAGCTTTCTTCGCCATCCACCTCAACCGCAAAAGCTGCACCACAATGCGATCGCAAGGCTGAGTGACTCTTCTCTACCGTTAGCTCGATATCTTGAGGATAAAGATTCCGTCCGCGAATTATCAGTAAATCTTTCAATCTACCAGTAATAAATAGCTCTCCATCCACCAAGCAACCCAAATCGCCAGTTCTTAAAAACCCTCCGGTTGCTTCATCGGCTAAACGAGCGTTAAATATCTCTTCGGTTTGTTGGGGACGATTCCAGTAACCTCGACCGATACTAGCGCCTTTAACCCAAATTTCCCCAATTTCTTGGTCATAACAGCGAGTTAAAGTTTCGGGATGAGCGATCGCGATTTCTTGCTCTGGCAAACTTTGCCCGCAACCGACTAAGCTATAATTATCCTCATCAGCACTGGTATTAACTCTATTTTGCTCTAAAGCTGCCTTAGAAAAGGTTTTACTCACAGGTAGACTCGCTTTTCTACCACCAGAAACCATTAAAGTTGCCTCAGCCATCCCGTAACAGGGATAAAAAGCCTCCTTTCTAAACCCGCAACTAGCAAAAGTCTCGGCAAATAAATCTAAAGTATCGCTGCGAATCGGCTCTGCACCGTTAAAAGCTACATCCCAGCTACTTAAATCTAAGTTTTCTCTTTGTTCTGGCGTAATTTTGTCCGCACACAGTTGATAAGCAAAATTAGGAGCGCCGCTAGTAGTCCCTCGATGCTCGGAAATAGTTTGCAACCAAATATAAGGATTTTGAAGAAAGGTAGTCGGCGACATCAAAACGCAGGGGAAACCGCCGTATAAAGGTTGTAAAATCCCGCCAATTAGCCCCATATCGTGATACATTGGCAACCAAGAGACAAACTTACTGTCAGGAGAATGCTCCATCATGCGGTAAGTCATCGCTGCATTGTGCATCAAATTGCCGTGACTGAGCATTACTCCCTTCGGCGTTCCCGTCGAACCAGAGGTGTACTGCAAGAAGGCTAGATCGTCTGGAGCGATGGAAGGCTGTTGCCAAGTGCTTTCTGGTTTAATGTCATCTGTAGTCAGCCAATGTATAGAATCGGAAATTTCGCCTAACAGCGTCTTTAGTTTGGGTAACAGGCTGCTGGTAGTCAAAGCTATATTAGGAGTCGCATCAGCGACTATAGCCTCAATTCTGGGACTTTTACGACGGTTGCGTGGTGGATAAGCCGGAACAGCCACAACTTGCGCCCCAAGACAGCCAAAAAAGGCAGTTAAATAGTCCAATCCTGGAGGGTAAAGCAATAACGCTCTATCTCCTGTCATGGTTAAAGATACTAATTGAGATGTAATAGCATTACTTTGTCTGGCTAATTTCCCGTAACTCAGACTAGTTTCTTGGGTTTTACCTTCGTTCAAAAAACTGAAAGCCAATCTATCTGGCTCTTGACTGGCTCTATACGAGAGCAAATCTACAATATTAGTTAATAAAGCCGATTTGGGTGGCAAGTAGTTCATTTATTGAGCCGATACACTCTAGCTAACACTTGGAACTAGTTGCAATTAGTTCGCAATTAATACCTTAGAGTAGATCTCTGTATTTGACAAGCCTTATTAAGAATATATAGCAATAATTTTTTAGATAGTCGATCTCTATTAATAGAGTTAACAGCTATAAAAGGCTAATTTATGAGGTATATACGACTAAAGCAGATAAATTGTCATCCAGGAATTAATAATATTTTGCAATAAATGTTTAGTTGACAAAGTGATCGCAGCAGTGTAAAAAGTCTCAAGATCTTTTGAAAACAGTAAAACCGCCAATCCCCACCGCTAACAAAGCGATCGCAGTTATGGTATAAAAAAGAGCCATACCCGCACCAGCACCAGTCCCAAAAATACCGCCAAAGATTGGTGCTAAAACCCCACCAGAGCGCATGGCGGGTTCAAATATGCTGTCGGCTAAATAACCTGCCATCAAAGAAGCGATCGCTCCTACAATTAGCCGAATTAACGACCTAGCTGCAAAAACTCGCCCCCGATCTTCAGCTTCCACGTTTTCCATCCACATTGCATCATCCGCACTCCCCAACCAAGGAAAATTGAGAGAAGAACAGAACTGCGCGGGTATCCAAACCGAAGCCGATTGTCCCAAACCAAAGATAGTTTTACTCAAACCTGCCCCAATCATACCGCCAAAAAAGCTATTAATCGGGTTTTTAGAGCCACCCCAAGCTGTAATAATTACCGCTCCTACTACCCCACCAATTCCCGCAGCCGATGATAAACTAGCTAAAACTGCTGCATCGTTGCCGCTACGAGCCAAAATAGTTGCCGCATAGATAGAACCGCCCAAATCGTGAATTAACCAAAATAAAGACCCCCACAGCAGTAAAGGTAGTAAAAATGAGTTCTGGTAAATATACCGCCACCCGTAAACTGCATCTTGAATCACAGCTTTAAAAGTGAGAGTTTTTGACTCAATTTCGGCTTGAGGGATGGGTAAAAAAGCTACAGTAGCGATCGCTACCCCAAATGTTGCCAAATCTATGGCTAAAATGCCCCCCAGACCGATAATGTAATACAGTACGCCCCCCAGCGCCGGAGCAAAGATACTAGAGCCATAATGGAGCATAGAACCCATGCTGCTAGCACGGGTGTAATGCTTTTTTGGCACCATTGTTGAGATGGCTACCGAGTAAGCTAACTCTTGAATTTCCAGAAAAATTCCGTTAACAGCTTCAATAAAATATAGATGCCAGATTTGCAATTGTCCGGTTAGCAATAGCAATAGAATGGAAACTGTAGAAAGTGCCACTAACCCATCGCCTACCATAATCAAAAGCTTCCGGTTGTAGCGATCGACAATCGTTCCACCCACGATATTTGCCAGAATGCTAGAAATGTATCCGAAGAACAGAACCAAAGCTAAACTCGTTGCTTTCCCAGTCGATTCCCAAACCCAAATAGTAATAGCAAAATGGGTCATGTAACTGCCAATTGTCGAGACTAATTGACCGAACCAAATAGTAGTAAAAGTCCGCATTTAATGTTCTGAATAACTGCCTCGAATTTAAGTTCTGGGCTAATAGCTCAAGTCTACTTATGAAGATTGAGAATTAAATCGTAATTGTAGCTTTCTGAATAGGGACAGCCCAGAGGTCTATCCCAGTCTATCCCACAAGAAATCAACCAATTATACTAAATCCGGTTTTAAAATATCCTGGATTTTTTAGTCCGCGCAGGCGGACTACCCTGCGGGAAGCCGCTAGCGCGTCTATGATTGCCAAGGCTGCGGTTTCAACCGCCAGCTACTAAATCAATTTGATGCATATTCCGCACTTCATATGTAGGAAACGGATATAAATCTTGGCTGTCACAAGAACCTTTTAAATAAATTGTTTGACTGGCATCTACCACTACCTCTGCACGATATTTGTAGCGATCGCCATTAGGGACTTCATAAGTTATTTCTACATCATTAAAACTTCCATCTTCATTGCCATTAATAATTGGACTATCGACCTTGTAATTAAACCAATCCCAACCGTGAATCGAGATTAATTCTACCTCTAAAATTTGAGCAGGTTGAGGCAAAATTGCCCAGCCTCTATAAACTCTTTTTAGAAGATCTAAATCTCCCGAACGAGTCAGAATTGCTCTCAACGAATCTCGATCTAACCTGCCATAATATCTACCATCTGGAAAAGCGATCGCTGTCGGTGCAAACCTGTGACCGCCAATATGACTGACTTGCCACACTCTAACTTCCGATAAACCTAACTCTGAAACCACAGCTAAAGCATCCTTAAAAAACGGATTTCCATATCTAGCGCAGCAGATATCTTGACTGCCATGAGTGCAAACTAAAATATCTCTTGTCTCACTTGTTTGTAGTTCTTTATCTCTGTCATTTTTGGCTAGATAATTAATCACAAAAGGAGCGATATCTTCAAGCAAAATAAAATTTAATTCTTGCTTTAAATAACCCTTAGACAGTCCTAACTCTCTTTCATATATAATCAACCTAGTCAAACCCGAAGCTAACTCGCGATTGTAGATTAACAGAAATTGCACTTCAGGATCTTCATCCTCATTCGTCATTCCTTCAACTAGAGAACGAAGATTTTCAGGAATAGATTTAGACTCAAATTCATTAGGCGACCAAGGCGGTGCTACCTCAATTAAAAAATACAAGCGATAATCTAAACCATTACCGATAATTGGTTCTTTATTTAGTAATGATTCTGCCGCACAAAAAGTTTCAGGCATAAGATATAGCGATTTTAGATGAATAGTGAAAATCTTCGCAACTCATTCCTCTGTGAACTTCGTGTCTCTGTGGTTCCTTGCTTTCATAACTCATTTAGATATAATGAATAAATTTGAAGTTTCTCAGTCTAAATAGATTAGCTGTCAACTAACTTTATCTGACGAAGCCAGCAGATATTTAAACAAGTCATCTATTAAAAGATTAGCTGCTAAAATACTGCGTCCACCCACCCAAATTTCACTATTAACGCGGTAAACTTTTCCTTGCTGGACGGCTTTGAGTTTAGACCACAAAGGATGATTCATAAACTTTTCTAAAACAGCATCGCTATTTTCAACGTTAGGATGAGCCGCCAAAAAAACCGCATCGCCTTCCAAATCGGGAATCGTCTCTAAAGAAACTTGAATTAAAGGATTGTCTCGATTTTGGCTGACTGGACGAGATAAACCAGCATCTCGAACGACTGACCCAGGAAAAGAACTGCTAGTGTAAATTACAACTTCTTCCGGCTTAGAAACTACTATAGAAATGGGTTGCTTCAGGCGATCGCCCATCTTCTGTTTAAATAGACTCAGGCGGCGATCGTACTTTTGCAGTAACGCATCAGCTTCCTTCGTTTTCCCCAATGCAGTTGCAAAAACGCGAAAATTATCTTTCCATTCCCCCTTCCAACCGCTACCTTGAGCCAATACCGTAGGTGCAATCCTCGATAACTTGTCATAAGTCGCCCCATCCGATAGCTTATCGCCTAAAATCAGATCTGGCTTCAATAACAGCAGCTTTTCTAAATTTGGTTGAGATTCCAGACCGATATTACTCATCCCTTGGGTTTGAGGTTTAATGTAAGCCGGAATATTGTCGTAAAAAGCCCCAGCAATCGGTTTTACTCCCAAAGCGATCGCGCTATCTAAAATAGCATTATCCAAGACAACTACCCGCTTAGGATTTAAGGGAACTTTCGTTTCTCCCATCGCGTGTTTAACAATCTGGAAACCTCCATCTAAATTAGACGCAGGTTGAGAAGGAACCCTACCATCGCAAGCCGAAATAGTCGCAACTGTAAACAGTCCGAGAATAAATAACGAAAAGAAACGCAGCCCCTTAATCCTACAAAACATTTTAAATGAGTGGCGAATTTCTTGAATAACTTTGTGAACTACCCTGCGGGAAGCCGCTATCGCGTCTATGTGCCTCAGCCTTCGGCAGGCTGCGCCAATGTGGTTTCCTCAAGAAACCTTACCAAGTCAACTTATAACCAACACTCAAACTTCTCCCTCGTCCTGCATAGTTGCTGCTGTCGAAAAATGGAGCAAAGTATTGAGAATAAACGGGAAAATATTGGCTATTGAACAAATTTTGGACACCTATTTGCAGTTCTCCTCGACCGACTTTAATCGTACTCAGGTAATCTACCGTAAAGAAACTATCAATTGGGGCAGAATCCACCTCATCGTTGAAAGCACGTTCCCGATTTCCCGATAATAGAAATTGCAAGCGATTGCGCCAACCAGGTGTAGTTTGATTTTCTATATATCCTGTCAGTTTCAAGGGAGGAATAGTAATACTATTTAGCGCTACGAAATTACCAGTATTTTCCGGATCGTTTTCCCCTTCTAACCAAGTTAACGTCCCTCCTAATTTCCACTTGGGAGATGGCTGCACGTCTACCGCAGCTTCCACGCCATAGACTTTTTGGGGTGCGCGAATAGTTTCCAATAAGTTATCTACAACAGCAAAATCAGCACCTAAGTCAGAATAGTTGTAAAAAGCAGATAAAGAAGCCTGGAAATTTGACCATTGACCTTTAATGCCTATTTCGTAGTTATCTACTTTCTGCGGTTCCGTCAGGCTAAAAGAATCAGTGACGTTGACAAATCCATCTGGGGGTCGGCGCAATACTTGACCGATATCTGGAACGGAAAAACCTTGAGAGAAGTTAGCAAATAAGCTGACTTCCTCGCTAGGTTTATATACCAAGGCTGCATTAAATACAGTATCGCTGAAATTCTTTTTCCCACCAGTGACTTGGCGATCGTCAAAGGTAATATAATCTTCTACATCCAATCCCAAGCGAACGTGACGCAAGCCACCACTTAGCTGAAATTGCTCGCTAATATCCCATTGCAATTGAGCAAATAAACCCAGATCGTTGAATTTATATTCGGGTGTAAAGGTGCGTTCGCCAAACTTGCGGTAAATTAAGCCGCCACTATTATCAAACTCTACCGGATCGAAGAGATTAAATTTTTGGGAACTGGTTTCTCGGTTATAGTCCACTCCCCAAAGCAAGCTGATGGTATCTGCTTTACTTAAAGGAGTATTAATTTGCAGCCTAGTCCCAAATTGCTGCGATT
This genomic window from Merismopedia glauca CCAP 1448/3 contains:
- a CDS encoding ABC transporter substrate-binding protein; the protein is MFCRIKGLRFFSLFILGLFTVATISACDGRVPSQPASNLDGGFQIVKHAMGETKVPLNPKRVVVLDNAILDSAIALGVKPIAGAFYDNIPAYIKPQTQGMSNIGLESQPNLEKLLLLKPDLILGDKLSDGATYDKLSRIAPTVLAQGSGWKGEWKDNFRVFATALGKTKEADALLQKYDRRLSLFKQKMGDRLKQPISIVVSKPEEVVIYTSSSFPGSVVRDAGLSRPVSQNRDNPLIQVSLETIPDLEGDAVFLAAHPNVENSDAVLEKFMNHPLWSKLKAVQQGKVYRVNSEIWVGGRSILAANLLIDDLFKYLLASSDKVS
- a CDS encoding MFS transporter, whose product is MRTFTTIWFGQLVSTIGSYMTHFAITIWVWESTGKATSLALVLFFGYISSILANIVGGTIVDRYNRKLLIMVGDGLVALSTVSILLLLLTGQLQIWHLYFIEAVNGIFLEIQELAYSVAISTMVPKKHYTRASSMGSMLHYGSSIFAPALGGVLYYIIGLGGILAIDLATFGVAIATVAFLPIPQAEIESKTLTFKAVIQDAVYGWRYIYQNSFLLPLLLWGSLFWLIHDLGGSIYAATILARSGNDAAVLASLSSAAGIGGVVGAVIITAWGGSKNPINSFFGGMIGAGLSKTIFGLGQSASVWIPAQFCSSLNFPWLGSADDAMWMENVEAEDRGRVFAARSLIRLIVGAIASLMAGYLADSIFEPAMRSGGVLAPIFGGIFGTGAGAGMALFYTITAIALLAVGIGGFTVFKRS
- a CDS encoding sucrase ferredoxin, giving the protein MPETFCAAESLLNKEPIIGNGLDYRLYFLIEVAPPWSPNEFESKSIPENLRSLVEGMTNEDEDPEVQFLLIYNRELASGLTRLIIYERELGLSKGYLKQELNFILLEDIAPFVINYLAKNDRDKELQTSETRDILVCTHGSQDICCARYGNPFFKDALAVVSELGLSEVRVWQVSHIGGHRFAPTAIAFPDGRYYGRLDRDSLRAILTRSGDLDLLKRVYRGWAILPQPAQILEVELISIHGWDWFNYKVDSPIINGNEDGSFNDVEITYEVPNGDRYKYRAEVVVDASQTIYLKGSCDSQDLYPFPTYEVRNMHQIDLVAGG